A single Henriciella sp. AS95 DNA region contains:
- a CDS encoding DUF3299 domain-containing protein yields the protein MAGRCLAALLVITSAGCGDRALPAAEAPANRVTKPPPIPDGRENVGFEKPEAATQETANSETQASDDAPAAESSMRKYWGVKEGEPLRLVWEDLLPEGAEAELARQQAEFYEMLEKRYAAQSTSLMDAQPFGEIAEGSDMDYMPQLGTFDVVDDLDGEFIRIPGYIVPFDFDESRKHTEFLLVPYMGACIHTPPPPPNQVIFVRADPAVKIGDIWSPYWLEGTILTEKNQNAVGDAAYTLDLTELEPYRDR from the coding sequence ATGGCCGGACGATGCCTTGCGGCACTGCTGGTGATCACCAGTGCAGGCTGCGGTGATCGTGCCTTGCCAGCCGCCGAAGCGCCGGCAAACCGCGTTACCAAACCGCCGCCCATACCGGACGGCCGCGAGAACGTAGGCTTCGAAAAACCAGAGGCTGCCACGCAGGAAACGGCCAACAGTGAGACGCAGGCATCAGACGATGCGCCAGCCGCCGAAAGCTCCATGCGCAAATATTGGGGCGTCAAGGAGGGCGAACCGCTCCGTCTGGTCTGGGAAGACCTTCTGCCCGAAGGCGCCGAGGCCGAACTCGCCCGCCAGCAGGCCGAATTTTATGAGATGCTGGAGAAGCGCTACGCGGCCCAATCGACCTCCCTCATGGATGCGCAGCCTTTTGGCGAGATCGCGGAAGGCTCCGACATGGACTACATGCCCCAGCTCGGCACCTTCGATGTGGTTGATGATCTCGATGGCGAATTCATTCGTATCCCCGGCTACATCGTTCCTTTCGATTTCGATGAGAGCCGCAAACACACGGAATTCCTGCTCGTGCCCTATATGGGGGCCTGCATCCACACACCGCCGCCGCCACCGAACCAGGTGATCTTTGTCAGGGCTGATCCTGCGGTGAAGATCGGCGATATCTGGTCGCCTTACTGGCTTGAAGGTACCATCCTCACAGAGAAGAATCAGAACGCCGTCGGTGATGCCGCCTACACGCTGGACCTGACCGAACTGGAGCCCTATCGCGACCGGTAA
- a CDS encoding MerC domain-containing protein, with protein sequence MSSRAMTARAIDASAITLSGLCMIHCLALPLLAAMLPLAGAWAQAEWVHKAFVLIALPLSGFAIVRGSRSHAGAGFILLAVTGLTLLLAAAFLEPLHEVETPVTVTGALMLASAHIWRWSRHRKRRHA encoded by the coding sequence ATGTCCAGCCGAGCCATGACCGCGCGGGCAATTGATGCGTCTGCGATAACCCTATCCGGCCTTTGCATGATCCACTGCCTCGCGCTGCCACTGCTCGCGGCCATGCTGCCGCTGGCGGGGGCCTGGGCGCAAGCCGAGTGGGTGCACAAGGCCTTCGTGCTCATCGCCTTGCCGCTCTCTGGCTTTGCAATTGTCCGTGGCAGCCGTTCACATGCCGGGGCGGGATTTATTCTGCTGGCTGTGACGGGTCTTACCCTGTTGCTCGCAGCCGCCTTTCTCGAACCCCTTCATGAGGTCGAGACACCGGTGACCGTCACAGGCGCGCTCATGCTTGCCAGCGCCCATATCTGGCGCTGGTCGCGCCACCGCAAAAGGCGTCACGCATGA
- a CDS encoding YcgN family cysteine cluster protein, which yields MSEPFWKTKSLAEMTPEEWESVCDGCAKCCLLKLEDEDSGDIAYTRLHCRLLDADLCRCADYENRKSIVPDCVILTPKSVSELKWMPQSCAYRRLHEGRGLPDWHHLISGDRDRVHKDGHSIMGQTVSEDTVFEEDQIDWIIDWDGNPP from the coding sequence ATGAGCGAGCCTTTCTGGAAAACAAAATCGCTGGCAGAGATGACCCCTGAAGAGTGGGAGTCTGTCTGTGATGGCTGCGCGAAATGCTGCCTGCTAAAGCTTGAGGACGAGGATAGCGGCGACATCGCCTATACGCGCCTTCATTGCCGCCTCCTGGACGCCGATCTCTGCCGCTGCGCCGACTATGAGAACCGCAAATCCATCGTGCCCGATTGCGTGATCCTCACCCCGAAATCAGTTTCCGAGCTGAAATGGATGCCGCAGAGCTGCGCCTATCGCCGCCTGCATGAGGGCCGAGGCCTGCCAGACTGGCACCACCTGATCAGCGGCGACCGGGACCGCGTCCACAAGGACGGTCACTCCATCATGGGCCAGACGGTCAGCGAAGACACCGTCTTCGAGGAAGACCAGATCGACTGGATCATCGACTGGGACGGCAATCCGCCCTAA
- a CDS encoding GNAT family N-acetyltransferase — protein MTDLTLKDSGHRLTADVDGEELEIRYGWASKDVMRVDFVGVPSSLGGRGLGTKLVGKLVEKARKEDFRLQPVCGFARLQLQRHKDWHDVLA, from the coding sequence ATGACAGACCTTACACTGAAAGACAGTGGCCACCGCCTGACCGCAGACGTCGACGGCGAGGAGCTCGAAATTCGCTATGGCTGGGCCAGCAAGGACGTGATGCGCGTCGATTTCGTCGGCGTGCCCTCATCGCTGGGCGGGCGCGGCCTCGGCACGAAACTTGTCGGTAAGCTTGTCGAGAAAGCCCGCAAGGAAGACTTCCGCCTGCAGCCTGTCTGCGGCTTTGCGCGCTTGCAGCTTCAGCGCCATAAGGACTGGCACGACGTCCTCGCCTGA
- a CDS encoding GNAT family N-acetyltransferase gives MNIEHEETESGGRYFIRIDGREAEMTYSKAGDGIIIIDHTGVPDALGGQGIGKLLVERGVEDARKAGKKIVPLCTYAKAQIEKHPEWQDVLK, from the coding sequence ATGAATATCGAGCATGAAGAGACCGAATCTGGCGGGCGGTATTTTATCCGCATCGACGGCCGCGAAGCCGAAATGACCTATTCCAAAGCTGGCGACGGTATCATCATCATCGATCATACCGGCGTGCCCGACGCGCTGGGCGGCCAGGGCATCGGCAAACTGCTCGTGGAGCGCGGCGTCGAGGATGCGCGCAAGGCAGGCAAGAAAATCGTGCCGCTGTGCACCTATGCAAAAGCCCAGATCGAAAAACACCCTGAATGGCAGGACGTGCTGAAATGA
- a CDS encoding CsbD family protein has product MGKDQVKGAAKQAEGKVKEVAGVATDNRELEAEGKAKQVEGKGQEMVGKAKDKLKDDDKD; this is encoded by the coding sequence ATGGGCAAGGACCAAGTAAAAGGCGCGGCCAAACAGGCCGAAGGCAAAGTCAAAGAAGTCGCTGGCGTCGCTACCGACAACCGCGAACTCGAAGCCGAAGGCAAGGCCAAGCAGGTCGAAGGCAAAGGCCAGGAAATGGTCGGCAAAGCCAAGGACAAGCTGAAAGACGACGACAAAGACTAG
- the mnmC gene encoding FAD-dependent 5-carboxymethylaminomethyl-2-thiouridine(34) oxidoreductase MnmC, which yields MSRLPPRPDLSWKEDGTPVDERVGDVYFSRHNGLEEARTVFMQGCGLPERWAGRDTFTIAELGFGTGLNFLAVWERWRRTRAPGQWLHFVSFEGYLLDAGDAARALGAWPELEDLPGKLADAWPDRASGVQRMVWPDERLTLMLHVGEISQTLPESRFKADAWFLDGFSPAKNDAMWAESLWPLVHARSAEGAKLGTFTVAGAVRRGLAAAGFEVEKAPGFGFKRERLEVRFSGGDTRPADIYGLRGPAQRPRKVRVVGAGIAGASAARVLADRGLEVEVIDAAGPASAASGNPLALVMPRLDAGDTVQARLLIDAYLAARRFYSGRPGVIMTEVAHRPKDAREGERFEKLLADPPLGLENLEATSGGVLHKGAMILEPVKLIDSLLDGIKVETGRALSPDDLVDGVPTLLATGQAITEWLAWLKIAGRQGQVEFTTGSASTPPSAIASGHYALTHGTDRLWGATFEAWEGGVVTETEQARAQNMAALETLDPYWRQDARKQSIKSRAGIRATTPDRLPLIGAVPDFEAAREVFDGVRHGQVIEADAPLVPGLYLAGGFGSRGFTWGPWAGEILAAQLLSEPAPASVGALQAVSPMRQILRDLKRSG from the coding sequence ATGAGCCGCCTGCCGCCCCGCCCTGACCTCAGCTGGAAGGAAGATGGAACGCCCGTCGATGAGCGCGTGGGCGACGTTTATTTCTCGCGGCATAACGGGCTGGAGGAAGCGCGGACCGTCTTCATGCAGGGCTGCGGCCTGCCGGAGCGGTGGGCCGGGCGCGACACGTTCACCATTGCAGAGCTTGGCTTTGGAACGGGGCTGAACTTCCTGGCGGTCTGGGAGCGCTGGCGGCGAACGAGAGCGCCGGGGCAATGGCTGCATTTCGTCTCGTTTGAAGGCTATTTGCTGGATGCGGGTGATGCTGCGCGAGCGCTTGGCGCCTGGCCGGAACTTGAAGACCTGCCAGGCAAGCTGGCGGATGCGTGGCCGGACCGGGCGAGCGGCGTACAGCGGATGGTCTGGCCGGATGAGCGGCTGACACTGATGCTTCATGTCGGCGAGATTTCGCAAACGCTGCCTGAGAGCCGGTTCAAGGCCGATGCCTGGTTCCTGGACGGATTTTCGCCTGCAAAGAATGACGCGATGTGGGCCGAGAGCCTGTGGCCGCTCGTGCATGCGCGCTCCGCAGAGGGCGCCAAGCTTGGGACGTTTACCGTGGCCGGCGCCGTGAGGCGGGGCTTGGCGGCGGCGGGCTTCGAGGTCGAGAAGGCGCCGGGCTTTGGTTTCAAGCGCGAGCGGCTGGAGGTGCGTTTTTCGGGAGGCGACACCCGGCCTGCGGACATTTACGGCCTTCGCGGCCCTGCCCAACGGCCCCGCAAGGTGCGCGTCGTCGGGGCTGGTATCGCGGGGGCGTCTGCGGCGCGCGTCCTGGCTGATCGCGGACTGGAAGTGGAAGTCATAGACGCGGCCGGGCCGGCCAGCGCAGCAAGCGGTAACCCGCTGGCGCTTGTCATGCCGCGCCTCGACGCCGGTGACACGGTTCAGGCGCGCCTGCTGATTGATGCCTATCTGGCGGCGCGGCGGTTCTATTCAGGCCGCCCCGGCGTCATCATGACGGAGGTGGCGCACCGCCCGAAGGATGCGCGCGAAGGCGAGCGGTTTGAAAAGCTGCTCGCCGATCCGCCGCTTGGGCTTGAGAATCTCGAGGCGACGAGCGGCGGCGTGCTGCACAAGGGCGCGATGATCCTTGAGCCGGTCAAGCTGATCGATAGCCTGCTAGACGGCATCAAGGTCGAGACCGGGCGCGCGCTTTCACCAGACGATCTGGTAGACGGCGTCCCCACTCTTCTCGCAACCGGCCAGGCGATCACCGAGTGGCTGGCGTGGCTAAAGATTGCGGGGCGCCAGGGACAGGTCGAGTTCACGACAGGCAGCGCGTCGACCCCGCCATCAGCGATTGCGAGCGGGCATTATGCGCTGACACACGGAACGGACCGTCTCTGGGGCGCAACGTTTGAGGCCTGGGAGGGCGGCGTGGTCACTGAGACCGAACAAGCGCGCGCCCAGAACATGGCGGCCCTTGAGACGCTCGATCCGTACTGGCGTCAGGATGCAAGGAAGCAGTCGATCAAGAGCCGCGCCGGCATTCGCGCAACAACGCCGGACCGGTTGCCCCTGATCGGCGCTGTGCCGGATTTTGAGGCGGCGCGAGAGGTGTTTGACGGGGTGCGGCACGGGCAGGTGATTGAGGCGGATGCGCCTCTGGTGCCGGGGCTCTATCTTGCGGGAGGGTTTGGCTCTCGAGGCTTTACCTGGGGGCCGTGGGCGGGTGAAATTCTCGCGGCGCAGCTCCTCTCAGAGCCTGCGCCTGCAAGTGTTGGGGCGCTTCAGGCCGTTTCACCCATGCGGCAGATCCTGCGCGACCTGAAGCGAAGCGGCTGA
- the pspC gene encoding envelope stress response membrane protein PspC, producing MFRSPNPKRLYRSRTERVWAGVCGGIAERFGWDPLVVRLLAVASFFLFAGPLVILAYIVMILLVPKSPKGYGSLAPEEEAFWRGVSDRPKATYSGLKYSFMDLEDRLQNLERSVTSDEWRLRREFRNLEKN from the coding sequence ATGTTCAGATCGCCAAACCCGAAACGCCTTTACCGCTCGCGCACTGAGCGGGTCTGGGCGGGCGTCTGCGGCGGTATCGCAGAACGCTTCGGGTGGGACCCGCTCGTCGTTCGTCTTCTGGCGGTTGCATCCTTCTTTCTCTTCGCCGGGCCGCTGGTCATCCTCGCCTATATCGTGATGATCCTGCTGGTTCCGAAATCGCCAAAGGGCTACGGCTCGCTGGCGCCCGAGGAAGAAGCCTTCTGGCGCGGTGTTTCTGACCGCCCCAAGGCGACCTATTCCGGCCTGAAGTACAGCTTCATGGATCTCGAAGACCGTCTCCAGAACCTGGAACGCTCTGTCACCTCCGACGAATGGCGTCTTCGCCGCGAATTCCGAAACCTAGAGAAGAACTAA
- the pspB gene encoding envelope stress response membrane protein PspB: MDPEYIIAIVAIASIFIVFPGMVFHYITLWRKQKTLEPDDERMLEDLWRSAKAMERRIETLEQLVDTPQEDGISAPRRPRSPLDR, encoded by the coding sequence ATGGATCCCGAATACATCATCGCCATCGTCGCGATCGCATCAATCTTCATCGTCTTTCCGGGCATGGTGTTCCACTACATCACCCTCTGGCGGAAGCAGAAGACCCTCGAACCCGACGATGAGCGCATGCTCGAAGACCTCTGGCGCTCCGCGAAAGCCATGGAGCGCCGCATCGAGACCCTCGAGCAGCTCGTAGACACACCTCAGGAGGATGGGATCTCGGCCCCGCGCCGGCCCCGCTCCCCGCTAGACCGATAG
- the pspA gene encoding phage shock protein PspA → MGLFSRLGDIINSNINAMLDSAENPEKIARLIIQEMEDTLVEVRTSAARAMADKKEMEREIDYYTKVRNDWENKAGVAIDKGREDLARGALVAKQKADGEIDRRKNAMVAAEEAFEKHQDDLAKLQAKLDEAKAKHRALMMRREAAEQRIRMRSQTYDGKVDDALARYASVERKVDEMEAYADQIKGSEPSLEAEFAALERDEAVEKELEALKKSRAKSTAKSAKAKDSED, encoded by the coding sequence ATGGGACTTTTTTCCCGCCTCGGCGACATCATCAACTCCAACATCAATGCGATGCTGGACAGTGCAGAAAACCCGGAAAAAATCGCGCGCCTGATCATCCAGGAAATGGAAGACACGCTCGTTGAGGTTCGCACCTCCGCCGCCCGCGCCATGGCCGACAAGAAGGAAATGGAACGCGAGATCGACTATTACACCAAGGTCCGCAACGACTGGGAAAACAAGGCCGGCGTTGCCATCGACAAGGGCCGTGAAGACCTCGCCCGCGGTGCGCTGGTTGCCAAACAGAAAGCCGATGGCGAAATCGACCGCCGCAAAAATGCGATGGTTGCTGCCGAAGAAGCCTTCGAGAAGCACCAGGACGATCTTGCCAAGCTGCAGGCCAAGCTCGACGAGGCGAAAGCCAAGCACCGTGCGCTCATGATGCGCCGGGAAGCTGCTGAGCAACGTATCCGTATGCGGTCGCAGACCTATGACGGCAAAGTTGACGACGCCCTTGCCCGCTATGCGAGCGTCGAACGCAAGGTCGATGAGATGGAGGCCTATGCCGACCAGATCAAAGGCTCAGAGCCAAGCCTTGAAGCAGAATTCGCCGCTCTCGAACGCGACGAAGCTGTCGAAAAGGAACTCGAAGCCCTGAAGAAGTCACGCGCCAAGTCGACTGCAAAGTCTGCCAAAGCCAAAGACAGCGAGGACTAA
- the pspF gene encoding phage shock protein operon transcriptional activator — protein sequence MIGEAPQIVGEAPEWLSALEHISRLAPLERPALVIGERGTGKELVAERLHFLSRRWDGPYVKVNCAALSNDLLDSELFGHERGAFTGATDRRQGRFELADGGTIFLDEIATASQRVQEKLLRVIEYGEFQRLGGEKVQTTNVRVVAATNVDLPSAVRAGKFRADLLDRLAFDVVTLPPLRARKGDATLLADFFARRMAREMLEDFPGFSPSAIAAIEAHDWPGNVRELRNFAQRITARALTNPTGEPVRFDPEALDPFESPYRPPAVLTGSPAPPPKAAAPALPKPQLGASFEEQTKLFETALIDAALGAHDGHQGKAAETLGLTYHQLRGLLKKHDYGKKPGKPDTAEDIASPP from the coding sequence ATGATTGGTGAAGCTCCCCAAATTGTTGGCGAGGCCCCCGAATGGCTTTCGGCGCTCGAACATATTTCGAGGCTGGCCCCTCTGGAGCGCCCGGCGCTCGTCATTGGCGAGCGGGGGACGGGCAAGGAGCTGGTCGCCGAACGGCTTCACTTCCTCTCGCGCCGCTGGGACGGGCCTTATGTGAAGGTGAACTGCGCGGCGCTTTCCAATGACCTGCTCGATTCTGAACTGTTCGGGCATGAGCGCGGCGCGTTTACCGGCGCGACCGATCGGCGTCAGGGCCGGTTCGAGCTGGCTGATGGCGGCACCATCTTTCTCGATGAGATCGCGACCGCCTCCCAGCGCGTCCAGGAGAAGCTCCTGCGCGTGATCGAATATGGAGAGTTCCAGCGTCTCGGCGGGGAGAAGGTCCAGACCACCAATGTGCGCGTTGTCGCGGCAACCAACGTGGATCTGCCCTCGGCTGTGCGCGCGGGAAAGTTCAGGGCTGACCTGCTCGACCGGCTGGCCTTCGATGTGGTGACATTGCCGCCGCTGAGAGCGCGGAAAGGCGACGCGACGCTGCTCGCCGACTTCTTTGCCCGGCGGATGGCGCGCGAGATGCTGGAGGACTTTCCGGGCTTCTCGCCCTCAGCCATCGCGGCCATCGAAGCGCATGACTGGCCCGGCAATGTCCGTGAGCTGCGAAATTTCGCGCAGCGCATCACCGCCCGCGCGCTGACCAACCCCACGGGCGAGCCGGTTCGCTTCGATCCGGAGGCGCTGGATCCGTTCGAGTCACCTTATCGCCCGCCAGCGGTCTTGACGGGCAGTCCTGCGCCCCCACCTAAGGCAGCCGCACCGGCCCTGCCCAAACCTCAGCTTGGGGCCTCCTTCGAGGAGCAGACTAAACTTTTTGAAACCGCCTTGATCGACGCGGCGCTTGGCGCCCATGATGGTCATCAGGGAAAGGCGGCCGAGACGCTGGGCCTCACCTATCACCAGCTGCGCGGCCTTCTTAAAAAACATGATTACGGCAAGAAGCCGGGCAAACCGGACACGGCCGAAGACATAGCAAGCCCGCCCTAG
- a CDS encoding WecB/TagA/CpsF family glycosyltransferase has translation MQASQITPNTPIDTAPPRDGAQQFLGLPFQAMKARDAARHIAANALGSEGFWYVVTPNVDHMVRLKREPDLGEMYHGSGLILNDSRILELLASWERMDLPASPGADIVQAIFERELERDEPVVVIGCTASEITALKAKFGLSDVRWHDAPMGLRNNPDAIRKAAEFMSENPARFHFLCVGSPQQEMVAMAARERGDVQGVGICCGASIDFLTGKTRRAPEWMRKNRLEWLHRLTNEPQRLAKRYLIDGPTIFGMWRRDRKARKAAR, from the coding sequence ATGCAGGCTTCCCAGATCACGCCGAACACACCCATCGACACCGCACCGCCTCGCGACGGCGCGCAGCAATTTCTCGGCCTGCCCTTCCAGGCCATGAAGGCCCGCGATGCTGCCCGGCACATTGCGGCCAATGCTCTCGGCAGCGAGGGCTTCTGGTATGTGGTGACCCCGAATGTCGACCATATGGTGCGCCTGAAGCGCGAGCCGGACCTCGGCGAAATGTATCACGGCTCCGGCCTTATCCTGAATGACAGCCGCATCCTGGAACTGCTGGCGAGCTGGGAGCGGATGGACCTGCCCGCCTCGCCGGGTGCTGACATCGTGCAAGCGATTTTCGAAAGGGAACTGGAGCGCGATGAGCCGGTGGTCGTCATTGGCTGCACGGCGAGCGAGATCACGGCACTGAAAGCGAAGTTCGGCCTGTCAGATGTGCGCTGGCATGATGCGCCGATGGGGCTGCGCAACAATCCGGACGCGATCCGCAAGGCGGCTGAGTTCATGTCGGAAAACCCGGCGCGCTTTCACTTCCTGTGTGTCGGCTCACCCCAGCAGGAAATGGTCGCGATGGCAGCGCGTGAGCGCGGCGACGTTCAGGGCGTCGGAATCTGTTGTGGCGCGAGCATCGATTTTCTCACCGGCAAGACGCGGCGTGCGCCGGAATGGATGCGCAAGAACCGGCTCGAATGGCTCCACAGGCTGACGAACGAGCCGCAGCGCCTGGCAAAGCGCTACCTCATTGACGGACCGACAATATTCGGGATGTGGCGACGCGACAGGAAAGCGCGCAAGGCCGCCCGCTGA
- a CDS encoding zinc-finger domain-containing protein encodes MSTTPLPGAPETIITPEHRVACDGGGTALGHPKVWYEMGDDEMVECGYCDRRFVLKGGKYDPDAPAG; translated from the coding sequence ATGTCCACGACACCACTTCCAGGCGCACCGGAAACCATCATTACGCCAGAGCACCGCGTCGCTTGTGACGGCGGCGGCACAGCGCTTGGCCACCCGAAGGTCTGGTACGAGATGGGCGACGATGAAATGGTCGAGTGCGGCTATTGCGACCGACGCTTCGTCCTCAAGGGCGGCAAGTACGATCCGGATGCGCCAGCCGGCTGA
- a CDS encoding glutathione S-transferase family protein translates to MKPTLYHCRNARSFRPLWALEELEMDYELVNLPFPPRVKYKPYLEINPLGTIPFYTDGTVKMTESTAICDYLGQTQQGHDLIIRPNEKDFGAYLNWMYFADATLTFPQTLVLRYETLEPKNRRQPQVADDYRMWFAGRLMGVDRHLEHNLWMAGGRFTMADIAIGYAILLASVLPPLERCITSTCKVYLDRLRERPGFQRAQTRQKETPVVQIDG, encoded by the coding sequence ATGAAACCGACGCTCTATCATTGCCGCAATGCCCGATCCTTCCGCCCGCTCTGGGCGTTGGAGGAGCTGGAAATGGATTATGAGCTGGTCAATCTGCCTTTCCCGCCTCGCGTAAAGTACAAGCCGTATCTTGAGATCAATCCGCTCGGCACCATCCCGTTCTATACGGACGGAACAGTGAAGATGACGGAGTCCACCGCGATCTGCGATTATCTGGGCCAGACGCAGCAAGGCCATGACCTGATCATCCGGCCCAATGAGAAGGATTTCGGGGCTTACCTCAACTGGATGTATTTCGCGGACGCGACGCTGACCTTTCCGCAGACGCTGGTGCTCCGCTATGAGACGCTGGAACCCAAGAACCGGCGCCAGCCACAGGTCGCTGACGACTACCGGATGTGGTTTGCCGGCCGGCTGATGGGCGTTGACCGGCATCTGGAGCATAATCTGTGGATGGCTGGGGGGCGGTTTACGATGGCGGATATTGCGATTGGCTATGCCATTCTGCTGGCCTCTGTCCTGCCACCACTTGAGAGGTGCATTACATCGACCTGCAAGGTCTATCTCGACCGGCTGCGCGAACGTCCGGGGTTTCAGAGAGCACAGACCAGACAAAAAGAAACGCCGGTGGTTCAGATCGACGGCTAG